One window of the Candidatus Krumholzibacteriota bacterium genome contains the following:
- a CDS encoding YIP1 family protein has translation MDENGGNRMEGNAVETTSGSKQTGGLFASLLDIFIDPPKVFRRIDQGMEWWKGFIPLVIINMVIAWFSLPVQRALVALNERGLSEEQVQATIEGMEKLGWVGLIAVPIVIIIMLLIAAGITNLVINIVSARSDFKKCLSLMTFAGFISVLEQAISVIVVRSRGLDAVESAADLQIQIGPGALFTEAEGFMAALWKSLSLFQIWYFIVFVLGLSVIFRIDRKKAAVPAIVMWLIGLGFIFISQKFNSMG, from the coding sequence ATGGATGAAAACGGTGGAAATCGTATGGAAGGAAATGCAGTAGAGACCACCTCTGGATCGAAACAGACAGGGGGGCTTTTTGCTTCACTACTTGATATATTCATCGATCCCCCAAAGGTATTCAGGCGGATAGACCAGGGAATGGAATGGTGGAAGGGTTTCATTCCGCTTGTTATCATAAACATGGTGATCGCCTGGTTCTCGCTGCCGGTGCAGAGGGCGCTCGTAGCGCTTAATGAGCGCGGGTTGAGCGAAGAGCAGGTGCAGGCGACTATTGAAGGTATGGAGAAGCTTGGCTGGGTCGGTCTCATCGCCGTCCCGATCGTCATTATCATAATGCTTTTGATCGCTGCCGGCATCACCAACCTTGTAATCAATATCGTAAGCGCGAGATCCGATTTCAAAAAGTGTCTTTCACTTATGACTTTCGCCGGTTTTATCTCGGTCCTGGAACAGGCGATCTCGGTGATAGTCGTCAGAAGCAGGGGACTTGACGCCGTCGAATCGGCTGCCGATCTTCAGATCCAGATTGGACCTGGCGCGTTATTCACCGAAGCCGAGGGATTCATGGCGGCTTTGTGGAAGTCATTGAGTCTTTTTCAGATATGGTATTTCATAGTATTTGTTCTTGGATTGTCGGTGATTTTCAGGATCGACAGGAAAAAGGCGGCAGTCCCCGCGATAGTGATGTGGCTGATAGGCCTTGGTTTTATTTTTATCAGCCAGAAGTTTAACAGTATGGGGTGA
- the ruvC gene encoding crossover junction endodeoxyribonuclease RuvC, with protein sequence MSLTMGIDPGSRITGYGVVSRKGSSIIHVASGVIRVDTKNPKHFKLMEIKKGLDEVIGRFQPTAIAIEDIFVARNPKSALTLGEARGVALLSAAEAGIELFEYSAREVKRSVVGSGAAHKSQVALMVAKLLGMKNEPATEDETDALAIAFCHMLRISGIAGRIL encoded by the coding sequence TTGTCTTTGACAATGGGAATTGATCCGGGAAGCCGTATTACGGGGTACGGCGTTGTGAGCAGAAAGGGAAGCAGCATAATCCATGTCGCGTCGGGAGTGATCAGGGTAGATACGAAAAACCCGAAACACTTCAAGCTCATGGAGATAAAGAAGGGATTGGATGAAGTCATAGGACGCTTCCAGCCGACTGCTATCGCCATCGAGGATATCTTTGTTGCCAGGAATCCCAAAAGTGCATTAACCTTGGGTGAAGCGAGAGGAGTTGCTCTCCTTTCCGCGGCCGAGGCGGGAATAGAACTTTTTGAATATTCTGCCAGGGAAGTCAAAAGGAGTGTCGTCGGGTCGGGCGCGGCTCACAAGAGCCAGGTCGCCCTGATGGTAGCAAAGCTGCTGGGCATGAAGAATGAACCCGCGACGGAAGATGAAACGGACGCCCTCGCGATAGCGTTCTGCCACATGCTGAGAATATCCGGTATCGCGGGAAGGATCCTGTAA
- the tgt gene encoding tRNA guanosine(34) transglycosylase Tgt gives MPFSFDLIATDRSGARAGRITTDHGPVETPIFMPVGTQGSVKSLSSADLRGTGAQIILANTYHLHLRPSEELIREAGGIQRFMSWDGPVLTDSGGYQVFSLADLNRITDEGVRFKSHIDGSMRFLTPESVVNIQLDIGSDIMMVLDHCVEYPCSRQSAEEALARTTLWAKRSLVEHGARITRDGYERVLFAIVQGSVFPDLREKSAKELVSLDFPGYAIGGLSVGEPKDELLGMTRLVTAILPEEKPRYLMGVGFPEDLVEAVARGIDMFDCVMPTRNARNGTVFTANGRMILKNAANSRDFGPIDPQCDCHTCKNYSRAYLRHLFMAGEMLGPRLASWHNLHFYLHLMCQMRQVIKDGDFLEWRKSFYAGYGDSFMKNRPPL, from the coding sequence GTGCCATTCAGTTTCGATCTTATAGCCACAGACAGGTCCGGAGCAAGGGCGGGACGGATAACGACCGACCATGGACCGGTCGAGACTCCGATCTTCATGCCGGTAGGAACGCAGGGCAGCGTAAAATCACTTTCCTCGGCCGATCTCAGGGGAACGGGCGCCCAGATCATTCTCGCCAATACATATCATCTCCATCTTCGGCCTTCCGAAGAACTTATCCGCGAGGCGGGAGGAATACAGCGTTTCATGTCGTGGGATGGCCCGGTTCTTACTGACAGCGGCGGCTACCAGGTCTTCAGCCTTGCCGATCTTAACAGGATCACTGATGAGGGAGTCAGGTTTAAATCGCATATAGACGGTTCGATGCGGTTCCTCACCCCTGAAAGTGTCGTCAATATCCAGCTTGATATAGGTTCTGACATAATGATGGTCCTCGACCATTGCGTAGAGTATCCATGCAGCCGCCAATCGGCCGAAGAGGCTCTGGCCAGGACGACTCTCTGGGCGAAGAGGAGCCTTGTCGAGCACGGCGCCAGGATCACGAGAGATGGATATGAGAGGGTCTTATTCGCTATCGTCCAGGGATCGGTATTTCCCGATCTCAGGGAAAAATCGGCGAAGGAACTGGTTTCGCTTGATTTCCCCGGGTACGCGATAGGCGGCCTTTCGGTCGGAGAACCGAAGGATGAACTGCTCGGAATGACGAGGCTTGTGACAGCGATCCTGCCCGAGGAAAAACCGAGGTATCTCATGGGAGTCGGATTTCCCGAGGATCTTGTCGAAGCGGTCGCGAGGGGCATCGATATGTTCGATTGCGTCATGCCGACACGCAACGCGAGAAACGGGACGGTATTTACCGCCAATGGCCGGATGATTCTTAAGAATGCCGCGAATAGCAGGGATTTCGGCCCGATCGATCCGCAGTGCGATTGCCATACTTGCAAAAACTACTCAAGGGCTTACCTGAGACATCTTTTCATGGCCGGAGAGATGCTCGGTCCGAGGCTGGCAAGCTGGCATAATCTCCATTTTTACTTGCATCTGATGTGTCAAATGAGGCAAGTTATAAAAGATGGCGATTTTCTCGAATGGAGAAAGAGTTTTTACGCCGGTTACGGAGATTCTTTTATGAAAAATCGACCCCCGCTTTAG
- the fusA gene encoding elongation factor G: MKKYEIDNIRNVVFVGHQSCGKTMLCEAILYNTGVTNRIGRIEDGNTVMDGSPDEIERQITINVGLASCEFEKYKLNLLDTPGYEDFVGEVVSCLEVAEGSVVVIGADSSVEVGTEKNWRFLDRKKLSRIVCVNRMDKEHADFEKCLAEAQSNLSSKIMPLNLPVGEGESFKGVVDLVNRKAYIYSSGGKFTEEAVPADMVDKVDEWRQKLMDFAAEADDSLLEKFFESGKLDDKELAQGLSAGCKNGTLVPLVVVSSVENIGVKQMLNTIVSMLPSPASRTDIDIRSDSGEISKIKIGPSKSPLSFVFKTLSEKHIGDIAYLRTFSGDLATGSEMYDSNSGNSERIGQLYVMQGKERIEADSIAAGDLGGAVKLKSAKINHTLCKKSESVILRGIEFPKPSLRTAIEAKAKGDMDKVGAGLHKLSDEDPSFTIETNPELRQTILSGQGELHFEVILGRLKRKYGVEVDMIPPGIPYRETISAVAEAQGKHKKQSGGRGQFGDVWLKLEPMEREGGFEFVDGIVGGVVPSKFIPAVEKGVVAAMDEGVVAGYPVQDVKVTLYFGSYHTVDSSDAAFKMAGSKGFKAAVKLAKPVILEPIYNVEVIVPEEYMGDVMGDMSMRRGKIQGTEQEGTRQRIKAQVPLSELYKYATSLRSMTQGRASHTRDFSHYDVVPHDIAQKLIAKAEAEKEE; the protein is encoded by the coding sequence TTGAAAAAGTATGAAATCGACAACATACGAAACGTTGTTTTCGTTGGCCATCAATCCTGCGGCAAGACGATGCTCTGCGAGGCGATACTGTATAATACCGGCGTGACAAACAGAATCGGGAGGATCGAAGATGGAAATACCGTGATGGACGGATCTCCCGATGAGATAGAAAGGCAGATCACGATCAATGTCGGCCTCGCCTCCTGTGAATTTGAAAAATACAAGCTGAACCTCCTCGATACTCCCGGGTATGAGGATTTTGTCGGCGAAGTGGTGTCATGTCTCGAGGTAGCCGAGGGGAGCGTTGTCGTTATTGGCGCCGACAGCAGTGTGGAGGTCGGGACGGAAAAGAACTGGCGTTTCCTCGATCGAAAGAAGCTTTCAAGGATAGTCTGCGTCAACAGGATGGATAAGGAACATGCCGATTTCGAGAAGTGTCTGGCTGAAGCGCAAAGCAACCTCAGCTCCAAGATCATGCCACTCAACCTTCCCGTGGGAGAGGGTGAATCGTTCAAGGGGGTAGTGGACCTCGTCAACAGGAAAGCATATATTTATTCTTCCGGAGGAAAATTCACCGAGGAAGCAGTCCCTGCCGATATGGTGGATAAGGTGGATGAGTGGCGGCAGAAACTGATGGATTTTGCCGCTGAAGCGGATGATTCTCTCCTGGAGAAGTTTTTTGAAAGCGGCAAGCTTGATGACAAAGAGCTTGCTCAGGGCCTCAGCGCTGGTTGTAAGAACGGGACTCTGGTGCCCTTGGTGGTTGTATCGTCAGTCGAGAATATCGGCGTTAAACAGATGCTTAATACTATCGTATCGATGCTGCCCTCGCCCGCGTCAAGAACGGATATCGATATCAGGTCCGATTCGGGAGAGATCAGCAAAATCAAGATAGGTCCGTCAAAATCACCTCTTTCTTTCGTGTTCAAGACCCTTTCGGAGAAACATATCGGAGATATTGCATATCTAAGGACTTTTTCCGGGGATCTGGCCACAGGCAGCGAAATGTACGATTCGAATTCCGGAAATTCGGAGAGGATCGGCCAGCTGTACGTGATGCAGGGCAAGGAACGGATAGAGGCGGATTCCATTGCCGCGGGAGATCTTGGGGGCGCGGTGAAACTCAAATCGGCCAAGATCAACCATACTCTGTGCAAGAAATCGGAAAGCGTGATCCTCAGGGGAATCGAATTCCCCAAACCATCACTTCGCACGGCGATCGAGGCAAAGGCAAAGGGTGATATGGACAAGGTCGGAGCGGGACTGCACAAGCTCTCCGATGAAGATCCGTCTTTCACGATAGAGACCAATCCGGAGCTGAGGCAGACGATCCTTTCCGGACAGGGAGAACTGCATTTCGAAGTAATTCTCGGCAGGTTGAAAAGAAAATATGGAGTCGAAGTGGATATGATCCCGCCGGGGATTCCGTACAGGGAGACTATCTCGGCTGTCGCGGAAGCGCAGGGAAAACACAAGAAACAGAGCGGTGGACGCGGCCAGTTCGGCGATGTATGGCTGAAGCTCGAGCCGATGGAGAGGGAAGGCGGTTTTGAATTCGTCGACGGTATCGTAGGCGGAGTAGTGCCTTCGAAATTCATCCCGGCTGTCGAAAAGGGAGTAGTCGCGGCGATGGATGAGGGAGTAGTCGCCGGTTATCCCGTCCAGGACGTGAAGGTGACACTTTACTTCGGATCATATCACACGGTTGATTCCTCGGACGCCGCGTTCAAGATGGCCGGTTCGAAGGGATTCAAGGCAGCCGTAAAGCTGGCCAAGCCAGTGATACTTGAACCGATATATAATGTTGAGGTGATCGTTCCCGAAGAGTATATGGGTGATGTGATGGGAGATATGTCGATGAGAAGGGGCAAGATACAGGGCACGGAGCAGGAAGGTACGCGGCAGAGGATCAAGGCGCAGGTTCCTCTTTCCGAGCTTTACAAGTACGCGACATCGCTCAGATCGATGACCCAGGGAAGAGCATCGCATACGCGTGACTTCTCTCATTACGATGTGGTACCTCACGATATAGCGCAGAAACTTATCGCAAAGGCTGAAGCTGAAAAAGAAGAATAA
- a CDS encoding PDZ domain-containing protein, which produces MRKILFISLSLMAVLTLAMTSFALAGEKVIIKRAGDSKDVKVDLLEKKGAYIGIFMERLEKEDSGRLDYSKSNGVLIVEVVEDSPAEKAGFEADDIIYKFDGKKVEDQEHLLELLAEKSPGDMIDVVVYRNGDKKEYKLELGEQTKQYYTINVDDDDVYFGDEIGKRVAKIKMDLCKDEFGRAKKMARMRLSGDDDMVWFCEDRLFLGVRVEPLNDDLAGYFSMKGEEGVLVMEVFEDSAAEKGGIKSGDVIIQVADEKITDPGSLIEALSDFDDDAEKIDVTLVRKGKKMTLTFDTKEMESVDQAAYFPKDFGKWNDSFKHFKMKPFDDDQHFQVLKKEKLIELRELDELREELEMMKERLKKLEKEQD; this is translated from the coding sequence ATGAGGAAGATCCTATTCATATCCCTCTCGCTGATGGCAGTGCTGACGCTGGCCATGACATCGTTCGCGCTGGCCGGCGAGAAAGTGATCATCAAGCGAGCCGGTGATTCCAAGGACGTAAAAGTCGATCTACTTGAGAAAAAAGGCGCCTATATAGGCATTTTTATGGAAAGACTCGAGAAGGAAGACAGCGGAAGACTCGACTATTCCAAATCGAACGGTGTTCTGATAGTAGAGGTAGTCGAGGACAGCCCGGCTGAGAAGGCAGGGTTCGAAGCGGACGATATCATCTACAAATTCGACGGGAAGAAAGTGGAAGACCAGGAGCATCTTCTTGAGCTTCTGGCGGAAAAATCTCCCGGTGATATGATCGATGTAGTCGTGTACAGGAACGGCGACAAGAAGGAATATAAGCTCGAACTGGGCGAACAGACGAAACAATACTATACGATAAATGTAGATGATGATGACGTCTATTTCGGCGATGAGATAGGTAAAAGAGTAGCGAAGATCAAAATGGACCTCTGCAAGGATGAATTCGGCCGAGCAAAGAAGATGGCCAGGATGCGTCTTTCAGGGGATGATGATATGGTATGGTTCTGCGAGGACAGGCTTTTCCTCGGAGTCAGGGTCGAACCTCTCAATGATGATCTTGCCGGATACTTCTCCATGAAAGGGGAGGAAGGCGTTCTTGTAATGGAGGTCTTTGAGGATTCCGCCGCTGAAAAAGGCGGTATCAAGAGCGGAGACGTGATTATACAGGTCGCAGATGAGAAGATAACCGATCCGGGGAGCCTTATCGAAGCTCTCAGTGATTTCGATGATGATGCAGAGAAAATAGACGTCACTTTGGTCAGAAAAGGCAAAAAGATGACGTTGACTTTCGATACCAAAGAGATGGAATCCGTCGATCAGGCGGCGTATTTTCCGAAAGATTTCGGGAAGTGGAATGATTCGTTCAAACATTTCAAGATGAAGCCTTTCGATGATGATCAGCATTTCCAGGTACTGAAAAAGGAGAAATTGATCGAACTCAGGGAGCTTGACGAGCTCAGGGAAGAACTTGAGATGATGAAGGAACGCCTGAAAAAACTCGAAAAAGAGCAGGATTAG
- a CDS encoding YebC/PmpR family DNA-binding transcriptional regulator, producing MSGHSKWSTIKRKKGKADAERSRVFTRLIKEITVAAREGGGDKDSNPRLRTAVQSAKDANMPVANVEKAIKRGTGELPGVTYESCAFEGYANGGVAVLVESLTDNRNRTTAEVRHIFSKFGGHLGAPHSVSYLFESKGLIIIDEKDAEEERVYEIALENGAEDVRSEGGQFEIISAPDAFENIREKISEAGLPYQLAEVSLHPKTVVDLDFDTGKSVLKLISALEDNDDVQRVSANFDIPDDILQEIEKEL from the coding sequence GTGTCTGGACATTCGAAGTGGAGTACGATCAAAAGAAAAAAAGGAAAGGCTGATGCCGAGCGAAGCAGGGTCTTTACCAGGCTGATCAAGGAGATCACGGTCGCGGCCAGAGAGGGCGGGGGAGACAAGGATTCGAATCCCAGGCTGAGAACGGCGGTCCAGAGCGCGAAAGACGCCAACATGCCGGTCGCAAACGTGGAGAAGGCGATCAAGCGCGGGACAGGGGAACTTCCCGGCGTCACTTACGAATCATGCGCTTTCGAAGGATACGCGAATGGAGGAGTCGCCGTACTGGTGGAGTCGCTTACCGATAACAGAAACCGGACGACAGCGGAAGTCAGGCACATCTTCTCGAAATTCGGAGGGCATCTCGGCGCGCCTCATTCAGTCTCATATCTCTTTGAAAGCAAAGGCCTGATAATCATCGATGAGAAAGATGCTGAAGAGGAAAGGGTCTATGAGATAGCTCTCGAAAACGGCGCTGAAGATGTAAGATCGGAAGGCGGCCAGTTCGAGATAATCTCCGCGCCCGATGCTTTTGAGAATATCAGGGAGAAGATATCCGAAGCGGGCCTGCCCTATCAACTGGCAGAGGTATCTCTGCATCCGAAGACCGTTGTCGACCTCGATTTCGACACGGGCAAATCGGTCCTCAAACTTATCAGCGCTCTTGAGGATAACGATGATGTTCAGCGCGTCAGCGCGAACTTCGATATACCGGATGATATCCTGCAGGAGATCGAGAAGGAGTTGTAG
- a CDS encoding glycosyltransferase has product MSVRPEKILILTSSLGGGGAERHILNLCRYLNACSVEVELMTISPEKNQLENEFREEKIPVRYFPLSSLKKLLLPGKMRALKKTVREISPDLIHAHLFHAEVTGVFASYLAGIPLIVTRHSSGIEFEGFRRVISRIISGRISHVVAVSAEAAREALACGNAGSRVSTLPSGIDTDIFVPLAEEEKVKAKSEWLERLFTDKASGNEIVVGTLARMRKEKNHPLFLRIVSRIIEERGSDDRAVRFVIIGDGPERQKLESLRSDLGLGGIVSMPGFNSDAPEILPLFDIFILTSDHEGVPLALLEAMSCGAACVASNVGGVASVLRGSGIIVEPGDTDGFVREVSTLIDYPEKRSLLSRKSRGKIVLDYDIAAWGRSMLEIYGKVSRIVPATGSARIKIIRKNGKN; this is encoded by the coding sequence ATGAGCGTGAGGCCAGAAAAGATACTTATTCTGACGAGTTCCCTCGGTGGGGGAGGCGCGGAAAGGCATATTCTTAACCTTTGCCGGTATCTCAACGCCTGTTCGGTAGAAGTCGAACTGATGACGATCTCTCCGGAAAAAAACCAGCTTGAGAATGAATTCCGGGAGGAAAAGATCCCTGTCAGGTATTTCCCCCTGTCATCGCTGAAAAAACTTTTGTTGCCTGGAAAGATGAGAGCCCTGAAAAAAACAGTCAGGGAGATATCGCCCGATCTTATCCACGCCCACCTTTTCCACGCCGAGGTCACCGGCGTTTTCGCGTCGTACCTTGCCGGGATCCCGCTGATAGTGACCAGGCACAGTTCCGGGATCGAGTTCGAAGGATTCAGAAGGGTCATCAGCAGGATAATATCAGGTCGGATAAGTCATGTTGTCGCGGTCAGTGCTGAAGCGGCGAGAGAAGCTTTAGCCTGTGGAAACGCCGGCAGCAGGGTGTCGACCCTGCCGAGCGGGATCGATACGGATATTTTTGTTCCGCTGGCGGAAGAAGAAAAAGTGAAAGCCAAATCGGAATGGCTCGAACGGCTGTTCACGGATAAAGCGTCAGGTAATGAGATCGTCGTTGGCACTCTGGCGAGGATGAGGAAGGAAAAGAATCACCCTCTGTTTCTGCGGATAGTGTCGAGGATCATCGAAGAACGGGGATCTGACGATCGTGCTGTCAGGTTTGTCATAATAGGTGATGGTCCGGAGAGGCAGAAACTCGAGTCGCTTCGCTCCGATCTTGGCCTGGGCGGGATTGTCTCGATGCCGGGATTCAATTCTGACGCGCCGGAGATATTACCCCTTTTTGATATATTCATCCTTACCTCCGATCATGAAGGAGTCCCTCTTGCCCTTCTTGAGGCGATGTCATGCGGCGCTGCGTGCGTGGCAAGCAACGTGGGCGGCGTGGCGAGCGTTCTGAGAGGCTCCGGGATCATCGTGGAGCCGGGTGATACCGACGGCTTTGTAAGGGAGGTATCGACCCTGATAGACTACCCCGAAAAACGATCCCTTCTCTCCAGAAAATCGAGGGGAAAGATAGTCCTCGATTATGATATCGCTGCCTGGGGCAGGAGCATGCTTGAGATCTACGGAAAAGTCAGCCGGATAGTGCCGGCAACCGGTAGCGCGCGAATAAAAATAATACGGAAAAACGGAAAAAACTGA
- the ruvB gene encoding Holliday junction branch migration DNA helicase RuvB, translated as MTDRMITDPAPAAEELQSEARLRPVTIAEFVGQEKLKENLSIFIQAARERNEQLDHVLLYGPPGLGKTTLAHIIARELNVNIRTSSGPVFQSPAELLGILTQLEAKDVLFIDEIHRLGRVVEEHIYPAMEEFRCELIVDKGPHARHYSLTIEPFTLVGATTRAGMITPPMRSRFGVIMRLDFYSPDDILMIIKRSAGLLNVSIEEEGAVEISRRSRGTPRIANRLLRRVRDFAQIKGKGIIDREIADYALGMLEVDGKGLNEMDRRILATIIEKFSGGPVGISSLSVAVAEEGETIEDVYEPYLIQEGLLQRTSRGRIVTDSGYEHMEMARGGEKGPQGNFFNHGS; from the coding sequence ATGACTGATCGAATGATAACAGATCCCGCGCCGGCAGCGGAAGAACTGCAATCAGAGGCAAGGCTCAGGCCGGTCACTATCGCCGAGTTCGTGGGACAGGAAAAACTCAAGGAAAACCTCAGTATATTCATACAGGCGGCCAGGGAGAGGAATGAACAACTCGATCATGTTCTTCTCTATGGACCTCCGGGACTTGGAAAAACGACTCTTGCCCATATAATCGCGCGCGAACTGAACGTCAATATCCGGACTTCATCAGGGCCTGTATTCCAGTCGCCGGCAGAACTTCTGGGAATTCTGACCCAGCTCGAAGCGAAAGATGTTCTCTTTATAGACGAGATCCACAGGCTTGGCAGAGTGGTCGAAGAACATATATATCCGGCAATGGAAGAATTCAGATGCGAACTGATAGTCGACAAGGGGCCTCATGCCAGGCACTATTCTCTTACAATAGAACCGTTCACCCTTGTCGGAGCGACAACGAGGGCCGGTATGATCACTCCTCCAATGAGAAGCAGATTCGGCGTGATAATGCGGCTCGATTTCTATTCACCCGATGACATCCTGATGATAATCAAACGTTCCGCCGGGTTGCTGAATGTGTCGATCGAAGAGGAAGGAGCGGTTGAGATATCGAGAAGGTCGCGGGGGACTCCGAGGATCGCTAACAGGCTTCTGAGAAGAGTGCGTGATTTCGCGCAGATCAAGGGGAAAGGTATTATCGACCGCGAGATAGCTGACTATGCTCTCGGCATGCTCGAAGTCGACGGCAAGGGCCTTAATGAGATGGACCGGAGGATACTTGCCACGATCATAGAAAAATTCTCAGGAGGTCCAGTCGGAATAAGTTCTCTTTCCGTCGCGGTCGCTGAAGAGGGTGAGACGATCGAGGATGTCTACGAACCATACCTGATCCAGGAGGGATTGTTGCAGCGGACATCGAGAGGAAGAATAGTGACCGATTCGGGATATGAACATATGGAGATGGCAAGGGGTGGAGAGAAGGGTCCCCAGGGTAATTTCTTCAATCATGGCAGTTGA
- the ruvA gene encoding Holliday junction branch migration protein RuvA: MIASIEGILAKKRENGIVIEVGGLGIDLSVSEKTISTIGEAGERVRLVTWLYVREDQLSLFGFRSESERKIFLALIGVSGIGPKVAMGILSAADPAEIAASIHHGDSGKLVTMPGIGKKTAERLILELKDKIDITPFDLSSAEKENIPGRQMMDEALAALVSIGLNRAGAKKALDDIDPEELGDSYRVEDIVRIALKRVAT; the protein is encoded by the coding sequence TTGATAGCATCGATAGAAGGCATTCTGGCTAAAAAGAGAGAGAACGGTATTGTTATCGAGGTCGGAGGCCTGGGTATCGATCTGAGTGTCTCGGAGAAGACGATCTCTACCATAGGGGAGGCCGGAGAGAGGGTCCGGCTGGTTACCTGGCTATATGTCCGCGAGGATCAGCTCTCGCTATTCGGTTTCAGATCTGAATCTGAAAGAAAGATATTTCTTGCTTTGATAGGAGTCTCTGGTATCGGTCCAAAGGTCGCGATGGGGATCCTGTCGGCTGCGGACCCGGCCGAAATCGCCGCCTCGATACATCATGGCGATTCAGGGAAACTGGTGACTATGCCCGGGATCGGCAAGAAAACTGCTGAGCGGCTGATACTTGAACTGAAGGACAAGATCGATATAACACCTTTTGATCTTTCATCGGCAGAAAAAGAAAATATACCTGGCCGCCAGATGATGGATGAAGCCCTTGCCGCCCTGGTCTCGATCGGATTGAACAGAGCTGGAGCGAAAAAGGCGCTTGATGATATAGACCCGGAGGAACTTGGAGATTCATATCGAGTGGAAGATATAGTGCGTATTGCTTTAAAAAGAGTGGCGACGTAG
- the queA gene encoding tRNA preQ1(34) S-adenosylmethionine ribosyltransferase-isomerase QueA, whose product MNLNDFNYELPEDLIAQYPAEKRDDSRMILFNRSLGEIRETRFSNFARYLQDGELIVVNETKVIPARLYGSKETGATIELFLTRDLGGNRWRALCRPSKRLRPGDSLYIGEAGHEVKVDEEIGEGEWIVSLPDTTSNMQFIKRFGNVPLPPYIKREMEDDDVERYQTIFAREDGSVAAPTAGLHFTEKVFRDIAQRGGTVIPITLHVGPGTFRPLESEIVEENILSPEYIMIRKDYWDAVREAKDSGRSIVAVGTTVTRTLEALASGKIIEEKIKVIDEVEYITGWTDLFIYPGFEFKVVDALVTNLHLPMSSLFVLVSAFAGREKMLNTYKWAVQRRFRFYSYGDVMFIR is encoded by the coding sequence ATGAATCTCAACGATTTCAATTATGAACTCCCCGAGGATCTGATCGCCCAGTACCCCGCCGAAAAACGCGACGACAGCAGGATGATACTATTTAACCGAAGCCTCGGCGAGATCCGCGAAACAAGGTTTTCCAATTTCGCGAGATATCTGCAGGATGGCGAACTGATCGTCGTCAACGAGACGAAGGTGATACCTGCGAGACTTTACGGTTCGAAAGAAACGGGAGCAACTATCGAGCTTTTTCTTACGCGTGACCTCGGTGGAAACAGATGGCGTGCGCTCTGCAGGCCATCGAAGAGGTTAAGGCCTGGAGATTCTTTGTACATAGGGGAAGCCGGGCACGAGGTCAAAGTCGATGAGGAGATAGGTGAAGGCGAATGGATAGTATCCCTGCCAGACACGACTTCGAACATGCAGTTCATAAAAAGGTTCGGGAATGTCCCGCTTCCTCCATATATAAAGAGGGAGATGGAAGATGATGATGTTGAAAGATACCAGACGATATTCGCCAGGGAAGACGGATCCGTAGCGGCTCCGACGGCCGGGTTGCATTTTACCGAAAAGGTCTTCAGGGATATAGCTCAGAGGGGCGGCACAGTCATTCCGATAACTCTGCATGTCGGCCCGGGGACTTTCAGGCCGCTCGAATCGGAGATCGTCGAGGAAAATATACTCTCTCCCGAATATATCATGATCAGAAAAGATTACTGGGACGCCGTCAGAGAGGCGAAAGATTCCGGACGGAGTATTGTCGCCGTCGGTACTACCGTGACCAGGACGCTCGAAGCCCTTGCTTCCGGAAAAATCATCGAAGAAAAGATAAAAGTGATCGATGAAGTGGAATACATAACCGGATGGACCGACCTGTTTATTTATCCGGGATTTGAATTCAAGGTGGTCGACGCCCTTGTGACGAACCTTCATCTTCCGATGTCGAGCCTTTTCGTTCTCGTCTCCGCCTTTGCCGGCCGGGAAAAGATGCTCAACACGTATAAATGGGCGGTTCAGAGAAGATTCAGGTTTTACAGCTACGGCGACGTGATGTTCATAAGGTAG